From Solanum lycopersicum chromosome 8, SLM_r2.1, the proteins below share one genomic window:
- the LOC101267149 gene encoding uncharacterized protein, whose product MKSTSISSLLPYPKILFSRRAFPPINFSSTAPFSGQAKFLSINCSNSSENGEMGNLKDALTGIVDERVEELLKREENRVLLDGLEKATLRVEMAKKELAEIERQELEAKLLKDYITQLETRTSEIAECQKDILEARAMIEEAERSLNVSGDARKRDPTDGDVVNRDEERVESVKAASLSAIVGTLAGLPIFLSRISSSSELILPLSITFISCALFGVTFRYAVRRDFDNFQLKSGTSAAFGVVKGLATLGGGPPLELDAASFWSHALDGAVYVSENLLIFLFAGVGLDLCFKLRILSPFPIDRSISETDKS is encoded by the exons ATGAAGAGCACATCAATTTCCTCATTACTTCCATATCCAAAAATCCTCTTCAGCAGAAGAGCATTTCCCCCAATTAATTTCTCAAGCACAGCTCCATTTTCAGGGCAGGCAAAATTTCTAAGCATAAATTGCAGTAATAGCTCGGAAAATGGTGAAATGGGGAATTTGAAGGATGCATTGACTGGTATAGTGGACGAAAGAGTAGAGGAACTTttgaagagagaagaaaatagGGTTTTACTTGATGGGTTGGAGAAAGCAACGCTGAGAGTAGAAATGGCAAAGAAAGAACTTGCTGAAATTGAAAGACAAGAATTGGAGGCTAAATTGCTAAAGGATTATATCACCCAGCTTGAAACTAGAACTTCTGAg ATTGCAGAATGCCAGAAAGATATTTTAGAAGCAAGAGCAATGATTGAAGAAGCTGAGCGTTCCCTCAACGTTAGTGGTGATGCTAGAAAGAGAGATCCAACAGACGGAGATGTAGTGAATAGAGATGAGGAAAGAGTAGAATCCGTAAAAGCAGCTTCACTTTCTGCAATTGTTGGCACACTTGCAGGACTTCCCATTTTCTTAAGTCGTATCTCCAGCAGTTCTGAGCTAATACTCCCTCTGTCAATCACATTTATTAGTTGTGCTTTGTTTGGTGTAACCTTCCGCTATGCTGTAAGAAGAGACTTCGATAATTTTCAACTCAAGTCAGGAACATCTGCAGCATTTGGCGTTGTCAAAG GCCTTGCTACACTTGGAGGTGGACCACCATTGGAGTTGGATGCAGCCAGCTTCTGGTCCCATGCTCTTGATGGCGCAGTCTATGTCTCGGAGAATCTTTTGATCTTCCTTTTTGCTGGAGTTGGCCTGGATTTATGCTTTAAGCTGAGGATTTTGAGCCCTTTTCCCATTGATAGATCAATTTCAGAGACGGATAAAAGCTAA
- the LOC101266851 gene encoding uncharacterized protein codes for MKSLTSTAALLLSTSPPSLRSSLLPSLRPLLYRARLRNKLNLRRLGNGTCRAEFANDVPYAAAIGACILSSWVFPTTYTEEDDGESTIDSADARFAVMAIISFIPYFNWMSWVFAWLDTGKPRYAVYALVYLAPYLSNNLSLSPEDSFLPIASILLCIFHIQLEAFQKDGNFQVLDKFTETGTSIAGKKDVRMSEKEETYDLKKLSSADEKRSWEISRRPENREHLNEDGEDPTSRKH; via the exons ATGAAATCTCTCACTTCCACTGCAGCTCTACTTCTTTCTACTTCTCCGCCGTCTTTACGATCTTCTCTCTTACCAAGTCTTCGACCTCTTCTTTATCGAGCTCGCCTCCGCAACAAGCTTAATCTG AGAAGATTGGGAAATGGAACTTGCCGGGCAGAGTTTGCAAACGATGTGCCTTACGCCGCTGCTATTGGTGCTTGCATTTTGAGCTCGTGGGTTTTCCCGACTACTTACACGGAGGAGGACGATGGTGAATCCACAATTGATTCTGCTGATGCGAGGTTTGCTGTCATGGCAATTATCAGCTTCATTCCGTATTTTAATTGGATG AGTTGGGTTTTTGCGTGGTTGGATACTGGGAAACCACGTTATGCAGTTTATGCTCTTGTGTATTTGGCTCCATATTTAAG CAACAACCTGTCTCTATCTCCTGAAGATAGCTTTCTACCCATTGCTAGCATCCTCTTGTGCATCTTCCACATTCAG CTGGAAGCATTCCAAAAAGATGGAAACTTTCAGGTATTAGATAAATTTACGGAGACTGGAACTTCAATTGCTGGGAAGAAAGATGTAAGAATGTCAGAAAAG GAGGAAACATACGATCTTAAGAAGTTGTCTTCAGCAGATGAGAAAAGGAGTTGGGAAATTTCTAGAAGACCTGAAAATCGTGAGCACTTGAATGAAGATGGAGAAGATCCTACTTCAAGGAAGCATTAA
- the LOC101266543 gene encoding uncharacterized protein translates to MAGSSSGKLIQDLILCAASAALSMAVFFVGLRHLDPNREASKKAIESRKHLSKRLGRTLIYTTPYEDMITGDVVNPDHIDVEFDSIGGLDGIKETLFQLAILPLRRPELFCHGKLLGPMKGVLLYGPPGTGKTMLAKAIAKESGAVFINVKVSTLMSKWFGDAQKLVAAVFSLAYKLQPAIIFIDEVDSFLGQRRSTENEMLTSMKTEFMALWDGFTTDQNARVMVLAATNRPSDLDEAIIRRFSQACEIGKPSLSDRTKILKVVLKGERIEDNIDFDRLAGLCEGYTGSDILEACKQAAFIPLGEYLQDEKKAEQSQAPRPLSQSDIERAVAESKRTRVSAKKPTIVSFRLDDYEDLD, encoded by the exons ATGGCGGGAAGCAGTAGTGGGAAGCTGATACAAGACCTTATATTGTGCGCTGCAAGCGCAGCATTAAGCATGGCTGTGTTCTTTGTTGGGCTTCGTCATCTCGACCCGAATCGCGAAGCTTCTAAGAAAGCTATTGAATCCCGCAAACACCTCTCCAAACGCTTAGGTCGCACTCTTATTTACACCACTCCCTATGAG GATATGATAACTGGGGATGTTGTGAATCCAGACCACATAGATGTGGAATTTGATTCGATTGGGGGGCTGGATGGTATTAAGGAAACTTTGTTTCAGCTGGCCATTTTACCTCTGCGAAGGCCGGAATTGTTTTGTCATGGAAAATTGCTTGGTCCAATGAAAGGGGTTCTATTGTATGGACCACCTGGGACAGGGAAGACGATGCTTGCTAAAGCCATTGCCAAAGAGTCTGGTGCTGTGTTCATAAATGTCAAAGTTTCTACTCTAATGAGCAAGTGGTTTGGTGACGCCCAAAAGCTCG TTGCTGCTGTTTTTAGCTTGGCCTACAAGCTCCAGCCAGCTATAATATTCATTGATGAAGTTGACAGTTTTTTGGGCCAGCGTCGTTCAACAGAGAATGAAATGCTGACTAGCATGAAAACTGAGTTCATGGCTTTATGGGATGGTTTTACTACTGATC AGAATGCTAGAGTAATGGTCCTGGCAGCAACCAATCGCCCAAGTGACCTTGATGAGGCAATAATTAGACGCTTTTCTCAGGCATGTGAGATTGGAAAACCTTCTCTTAGTGATAGAACAAAGATTCTGAAGGTAGTTTTGAAGGGTGAGAGAATCGAAGATAACATTGATTTTGATAGACTTGCTGGCTTGTGTGAGGGATACACTGGTTCAGACATTCTTGAAGCCTGCAAGCAAGCTGCCTTTATTCCTCTTGGGGAGTATTTGCAAGATGAGAAGAAAGCAGAGCAATCACAG GCACCAAGACCATTGTCTCAGTCTGATATAGAGAGAGCAGTGGCTGAATCAAAGAGGACCAGGGTTTCTGCTAAGAAACCAACTATTGTGAGCTTTCGGTTGGATGATTATGAG GATTTAGACTGA